In the Chlorobium limicola DSM 245 genome, one interval contains:
- the elbB gene encoding isoprenoid biosynthesis glyoxalase ElbB, whose protein sequence is MKKIGVILSGCGFLDGAEIQEAVLTLLAIDRAGAEAVCLAPDIPQHHVVNHLTGEIMAGESRNVLAESARITRGSITALNGLDLPEIDALVLPGGYGAAKNLSDFAFKGVDCQINPHVAAAVQACYDAGKPLGFICISPVIAAKVLGTESIDLTIGNDPETAEALEALGAKHIDCPVWNTVVSSRGAVVSTPAYMLGPTIGDVAKGIEKLIGDIVRLI, encoded by the coding sequence ATGAAAAAAATAGGAGTCATCCTCTCCGGATGCGGATTCCTCGACGGAGCTGAAATACAGGAGGCCGTACTGACGCTGCTGGCCATTGACCGGGCAGGCGCAGAAGCGGTCTGCCTTGCTCCCGACATACCGCAGCACCATGTCGTCAACCATCTGACCGGCGAAATCATGGCCGGCGAGAGCCGCAACGTACTTGCAGAATCGGCCCGCATTACACGGGGCTCCATAACCGCACTCAACGGCCTCGACCTGCCCGAGATCGATGCGCTTGTACTCCCAGGAGGATACGGCGCGGCAAAAAACCTCAGCGATTTCGCCTTCAAGGGTGTCGACTGCCAGATCAACCCCCATGTAGCGGCCGCCGTGCAGGCATGCTACGATGCAGGCAAACCGCTTGGATTCATCTGCATTTCGCCGGTCATCGCCGCAAAAGTGCTGGGAACGGAATCGATCGATCTCACCATCGGCAACGACCCTGAAACGGCAGAAGCGCTTGAAGCACTGGGAGCAAAACATATCGACTGTCCTGTATGGAACACCGTAGTCAGCTCCCGCGGCGCTGTGGTCAGCACTCCGGCCTACATGCTCGGCCCGACAATCGGTGACGTCGCAAAAGGCATTGAAAAACTGATCGGCGATATCGTCCGCCTAATCTGA
- a CDS encoding fibrobacter succinogenes major paralogous domain-containing protein: MNQKRAGTALMVFFAVLAVIWVSGCSSHRDSEEVTIGRQIWMSRNLDIDHYRNGDSVRHAASEADWHDAASKGEGAWCYYEGKIENGRAYGKLYNWYALIDPRGLAPSGWHIPSDGEWRQLVDALGGETEAGRALKSAEGWGASAVATRSRGFDALPAGSRNCLGGFFALGRDAFFWSATPSGDFEAWNREISSRNDGVRRIGVNKSIGFSVRCVKD, from the coding sequence ATGAATCAAAAGCGAGCCGGTACCGCTCTGATGGTTTTTTTTGCCGTTCTGGCTGTAATTTGGGTTTCAGGTTGTTCGTCGCATCGCGATAGCGAAGAAGTAACAATCGGGCGGCAGATCTGGATGAGTCGGAATCTCGATATCGATCATTACCGGAACGGCGATTCTGTCCGTCATGCCGCGAGCGAGGCTGATTGGCACGATGCCGCGTCGAAAGGGGAGGGCGCCTGGTGTTACTATGAAGGGAAGATCGAAAACGGCCGGGCGTACGGGAAACTCTACAATTGGTATGCCCTCATCGATCCGAGAGGTCTTGCTCCGTCAGGATGGCATATCCCTTCTGACGGCGAGTGGCGGCAGCTTGTCGATGCGCTTGGCGGTGAAACGGAAGCGGGCCGCGCATTGAAGAGCGCTGAGGGCTGGGGGGCTTCGGCGGTCGCCACTCGGAGCAGGGGCTTCGACGCCTTGCCTGCAGGCAGCAGGAACTGTCTGGGTGGATTTTTCGCCCTTGGCCGCGATGCGTTTTTCTGGTCGGCGACCCCTTCCGGCGATTTCGAGGCTTGGAACAGGGAGATCAGCAGCCGGAATGACGGTGTGCGGCGGATCGGCGTCAACAAAAGCATAGGGTTTTCGGTAAGGTGCGTGAAGGATTGA
- the ppdK gene encoding pyruvate, phosphate dikinase: MPEPDFAKATSDAKQYLYSFAGGSAEGDASMKNLLGGKGANLAEMANIGLPVPPGFTISTEVCTYYYDHQKTYPENLFEQDIPASLRKVEQELGKKFGDPENPLLVSVRSGSRASMPGMMDTILNLGLNSETVEGLARKSGNARFAWDCYRRFVQMYGDVVLELKPTDKKQIDPFEAILEAKKHELGIALDTDFSVDDLKEIVAKYKAAIFEKTGKNFPENPYEQLRGAIGAVFNSWNNERAVVYRKLNHIPGYWGTACNVQAMVFGNMGLDCGTGVAFTRDAATGDDIFYGEFLMNAQGEDVVAGTRTPLKIEQLKAENPEIYNQLEDIRSILEKHYRDMMDIEFTIESNKLFMLQCRVGKRTGVAAIKIAVDMFNERLISEKEAILRIEPEQLNQLLRPVFDLKAKKQAIENGRLLATGLNAGPGAATGKIYFNAADAADASKRNEPVILVRIETSPEDIKGMAVSEGILTERGGMTSHAALVARQMGKVCVAGCGALTIDYQKGEMRVNGSDIVLREGDYLSIDGSTGEVIAGEVPTKNSEIIEVLIDKTLKPEDAPTWAIYNQLMEWADRYRKLNIRTNADQPDQAETAITFGAEGIGLCRTEHMFFGGERIDAMREMILADDIEGRKTALDKLLPYQRDDFYGLFKAMGSRPVTIRLLDPPLHEFLPHTEGEIADLAAKIGKSVETIRERISDLHEFNPMLGLRGCRLGILHPEIPVMQVRAIIEAACRLKKEGHEVVPEIMVPLVSTVKELEITAEIIHKTARSVIAEQGTGIRYLVGTMIEVPRAAITSDQIARAADFFSYGTNDLTQMGLGMSRDDSGQFLPTYQQQDIFARNPFESIDIDGVGRLMSISAKEGRSVKPDLKLGICGEHGGDPTTVEFCHKTGLNYVSCSPYRVPIARLAAARAALQS; this comes from the coding sequence ATGCCTGAACCCGACTTTGCCAAGGCAACAAGCGACGCGAAACAGTACCTCTACAGTTTTGCCGGCGGATCCGCCGAAGGTGACGCATCCATGAAAAATCTGCTTGGAGGCAAGGGTGCCAACCTTGCGGAAATGGCCAACATCGGCCTGCCGGTTCCTCCCGGCTTCACCATTTCGACCGAAGTCTGCACGTACTATTACGATCATCAGAAAACCTATCCTGAAAATCTCTTCGAGCAGGATATTCCCGCTTCGCTCCGCAAGGTTGAACAGGAACTCGGCAAAAAATTCGGTGACCCTGAAAACCCGCTTCTTGTTTCGGTCCGTTCAGGTTCAAGAGCCTCGATGCCAGGCATGATGGATACCATTCTGAACCTCGGCCTCAACTCGGAAACCGTTGAAGGTCTTGCCCGCAAATCAGGCAATGCCCGTTTCGCCTGGGACTGCTACCGCCGCTTTGTACAGATGTACGGCGACGTCGTGCTCGAGCTGAAACCGACCGACAAAAAACAGATCGACCCGTTCGAAGCCATACTCGAAGCCAAAAAACACGAACTCGGCATAGCCCTCGATACCGATTTTTCCGTTGACGACCTGAAAGAGATCGTTGCGAAATACAAGGCGGCTATTTTTGAAAAAACCGGAAAAAACTTTCCCGAAAACCCCTATGAGCAGCTCAGGGGAGCTATCGGCGCGGTTTTCAACAGCTGGAACAACGAACGCGCCGTCGTTTACCGGAAGCTGAACCATATTCCAGGCTACTGGGGCACCGCCTGCAACGTACAGGCCATGGTGTTCGGCAACATGGGCCTCGACTGCGGCACCGGCGTAGCCTTTACCCGCGACGCGGCTACCGGCGACGACATTTTCTACGGCGAATTCCTCATGAACGCCCAGGGCGAGGATGTGGTTGCGGGAACCAGAACCCCTCTGAAAATCGAACAGCTCAAGGCGGAAAACCCGGAAATCTACAACCAGCTCGAAGATATCCGTTCGATTCTCGAAAAGCACTACCGCGACATGATGGACATCGAGTTCACCATAGAAAGCAACAAGCTCTTCATGCTGCAATGCCGGGTCGGCAAACGCACGGGAGTCGCGGCCATAAAAATTGCCGTGGACATGTTCAACGAGAGACTGATCAGCGAAAAAGAGGCGATCCTGCGCATCGAGCCCGAACAGCTCAACCAGCTGCTCCGTCCGGTGTTCGACCTTAAAGCAAAAAAACAGGCCATCGAGAATGGACGTCTTCTTGCAACCGGCCTCAATGCCGGACCTGGTGCGGCAACCGGAAAGATCTACTTCAACGCAGCCGATGCAGCCGATGCCAGCAAACGGAACGAACCGGTCATTCTGGTGCGTATCGAAACCTCCCCTGAAGACATCAAGGGCATGGCGGTTTCCGAAGGAATCCTGACCGAACGCGGCGGCATGACCTCACACGCGGCACTGGTTGCCCGGCAGATGGGCAAAGTATGCGTAGCCGGCTGCGGTGCACTCACCATAGACTACCAGAAAGGGGAAATGCGCGTGAACGGCAGCGACATCGTGCTCCGTGAAGGCGACTACCTCTCCATCGACGGCAGCACCGGAGAGGTGATCGCCGGAGAGGTGCCGACCAAAAACTCGGAGATCATCGAAGTGCTGATCGACAAAACGCTCAAACCGGAAGATGCTCCCACCTGGGCTATCTACAACCAGCTCATGGAGTGGGCCGACCGGTACCGCAAACTCAACATCCGCACCAACGCCGACCAACCCGACCAGGCTGAAACAGCCATCACCTTCGGAGCCGAAGGCATAGGACTCTGCCGCACCGAACACATGTTCTTCGGCGGCGAACGGATCGACGCCATGCGCGAGATGATTCTGGCCGACGACATCGAGGGCCGCAAAACGGCACTCGACAAACTGCTTCCCTACCAGCGCGACGACTTCTACGGCCTCTTCAAGGCCATGGGGTCCAGACCCGTCACCATCAGGCTGCTCGATCCGCCGCTCCACGAGTTCCTGCCCCACACCGAGGGTGAAATCGCAGATCTGGCCGCTAAAATCGGCAAGAGCGTCGAAACCATCAGGGAGCGCATTTCCGATCTGCACGAGTTCAACCCGATGCTCGGCCTGCGCGGCTGCCGACTCGGCATCCTGCACCCCGAAATTCCCGTCATGCAGGTACGCGCCATCATCGAAGCCGCCTGCCGTCTGAAAAAAGAGGGACACGAAGTGGTGCCCGAAATCATGGTACCGCTGGTCTCGACGGTCAAGGAGCTTGAAATCACCGCAGAAATCATCCACAAAACCGCACGAAGCGTCATTGCGGAACAGGGTACCGGAATCAGATACCTGGTCGGCACCATGATCGAAGTGCCGAGAGCGGCCATCACATCCGACCAGATCGCCCGTGCCGCGGACTTCTTCAGCTACGGCACCAACGATCTCACCCAGATGGGTCTCGGCATGAGCCGCGACGACTCCGGCCAGTTCCTGCCGACCTACCAGCAGCAGGATATTTTTGCCCGCAACCCGTTCGAATCCATCGACATCGACGGCGTCGGACGCCTGATGAGCATATCGGCAAAAGAGGGACGTTCGGTCAAACCCGACCTGAAACTCGGCATCTGCGGCGAACACGGCGGTGATCCGACAACAGTAGAGTTCTGTCACAAAACCGGCCTGAACTATGTCTCCTGCAGCCCATACCGCGTGCCCATCGCACGCCTTGCCGCAGCGAGAGCAGCCCTGCAGAGCTGA
- a CDS encoding HD domain-containing protein → MRNWRVRSGRIAPASVFEPRLLDGLMASWREVLGEDYEAYRNHCRRVFNFCFALSGSRPEQEEKIAVAAVFHDLGIWSAATFDYLAPSQELARDYLESLGKTEWQEEIAAMIGEHHKLTPVKRNPLWLAEPFRRADLIDISIGLIKFRLPDDFVAEVLDAYPNAGFHKKLLALSFERFMSHPFNPLPMVKL, encoded by the coding sequence ATGAGAAACTGGCGTGTCAGGTCCGGAAGGATTGCCCCGGCTTCCGTTTTCGAACCCCGGCTGCTCGACGGGTTGATGGCTTCATGGCGGGAGGTGCTCGGTGAGGATTATGAAGCCTATCGTAACCACTGCCGCCGGGTGTTCAATTTCTGTTTTGCGCTTTCCGGGAGCAGGCCGGAACAGGAGGAGAAGATCGCTGTTGCGGCGGTTTTTCACGATCTCGGCATCTGGAGCGCAGCGACCTTCGATTACCTGGCTCCATCACAGGAGCTTGCACGGGATTACCTTGAAAGCCTCGGTAAAACGGAGTGGCAGGAGGAGATAGCCGCCATGATCGGCGAGCATCACAAACTCACTCCCGTTAAACGCAACCCTTTATGGCTGGCGGAGCCGTTCAGAAGAGCGGACTTGATCGATATCTCGATAGGGTTGATCAAATTCAGGCTGCCGGACGATTTTGTGGCGGAGGTTCTTGACGCTTATCCGAACGCCGGGTTCCATAAAAAGCTGCTTGCGCTTTCCTTTGAGCGGTTTATGTCGCATCCGTTCAATCCATTGCCCATGGTGAAGCTGTAA
- a CDS encoding methyltransferase family protein produces MPPDKKTQNRQPFGKRGEHLVAMQFLLMAAFILTPVLPDRSATVFFANTLLLRWAVLIVCWSGAILLGGLGSHRIKEFLTPLPYPVDHNRLVTTGVYGMVRHPLYSSQLFAAFGWSIFSISLSHLLLLVVAFLFFSYKASKEERWLTQRHPEYADYAKKVRKFIPWIY; encoded by the coding sequence ATGCCCCCCGATAAAAAAACACAGAACAGGCAGCCATTCGGAAAACGAGGCGAACACCTTGTGGCGATGCAGTTCCTGCTGATGGCCGCATTTATCCTGACCCCGGTACTGCCTGACCGGAGCGCAACCGTGTTCTTCGCCAATACCCTTCTGCTCCGGTGGGCCGTGCTGATCGTCTGCTGGAGCGGGGCAATCCTGCTGGGGGGACTCGGGTCACACCGCATCAAGGAGTTTCTTACCCCCCTTCCCTACCCGGTCGATCACAACCGGCTGGTTACAACAGGCGTTTACGGCATGGTGCGCCATCCGCTCTACAGCAGCCAGCTCTTCGCTGCATTCGGATGGTCGATTTTCAGCATAAGCCTTTCTCACCTGCTTCTGCTTGTCGTCGCCTTTCTCTTTTTCAGCTACAAAGCCTCTAAAGAGGAGCGGTGGCTGACCCAGAGGCATCCGGAATACGCCGACTATGCAAAAAAGGTCAGAAAGTTTATCCCGTGGATCTACTGA
- the uvrA gene encoding excinuclease ABC subunit UvrA, giving the protein MQFSHISIRGARVHNLKNISLDIPRNRFVVITGISGSGKSSLAFDTIFAEGQRRFMETLSPYARQYIGNIERPDVDFIEGLSPVIAIDQKSTNRSPRSTVGTITEIHDFIRLLYAKAGRRYDPVTGHMLQKQSPESIVEAILSLPEGTKVRILSPLVTGRKGHYRELFERLLLKGFVRVRIDGEEQEMEKNMQIERYKTHTIELVVDRLAVGTESADRLKQAVEMAISMSEHRSSVICAPLDTDIKELFFSTQYAYSDGSVPIDTLAPNQFSFNSPYGACPECNGLGELMQLSGDLMIPDPSLSLNQGAIEPFGKPGKRNLWQIIKAIAKQFKFTLDTPISEIPPKALDTLLHGSGSRTFDVIYAYAGKEHGYPQIFQGAIPYVDEMLRNSSSSKMREWTESFMVHQPCPLCKGARLRQESLAVKINGLNIAEAESLPLPEALDFFRELPPVLTGREQLVATPVLHEITKRLEFLLDVGLSYLTLARNARTLSGGEAQRIRLASQLGSQLSGVLYVLDEPSIGLHQRDNHKLIASLQHLRDIGNTVLVVEHDKDTMLMADEIIDLGPGAGEYGGEIVAKGPASQLGPDSLTAAYLTGRKTVFFEPESKEKTGKQQYITIKGCRGNNLRNIDVRFPLGSLISITGVSGSGKSTLINETLHPVLARHFYRSKLISQPYSVIQGIDLIDKVVNVDQTPIGRTPRSNPATYTGAFTFIRDFFTRLPEAQIRGYKAGRFSFNVKGGRCEVCQGAGTMKIEMNFLPDVYVPCENCKGQRYNRETLQVKYKGKSIADVLEMPIEEASGFFEEFPRIRRILSTMESVGLGYLKLGQPSPLLSGGEAQRIKLSAELAKIQTGKTLYILDEPTTGLHFQDIQHLLEVLRKLVDKGNTVIIIEHNLDIIKNSDWVIDLGPEGGSGGGQLVAEGTPTEIAALAHSYTGNFLKIELESHENSSN; this is encoded by the coding sequence ATGCAATTCAGCCATATCAGTATCAGGGGAGCCCGAGTCCACAACCTGAAGAATATATCTCTCGACATCCCGCGCAACCGGTTTGTCGTCATTACCGGCATATCCGGATCGGGAAAATCGAGTCTCGCATTCGACACCATCTTCGCCGAAGGGCAGCGGCGCTTTATGGAAACCCTCTCTCCTTACGCGCGACAGTATATCGGCAACATCGAGCGACCCGACGTGGACTTCATCGAAGGGCTCTCTCCGGTGATCGCCATCGACCAGAAAAGCACCAACCGTTCCCCCCGTTCGACGGTGGGTACCATAACGGAAATTCACGACTTCATCCGGCTGCTCTATGCAAAAGCCGGACGCCGGTACGATCCCGTAACGGGGCATATGCTGCAGAAACAGTCGCCCGAAAGCATTGTCGAAGCAATTCTCTCGCTTCCCGAAGGCACCAAAGTAAGGATTCTTTCTCCGCTTGTCACCGGACGCAAGGGGCACTACCGTGAGCTCTTCGAACGATTGCTGCTCAAGGGATTCGTGCGCGTCCGCATCGATGGCGAGGAGCAGGAGATGGAAAAAAACATGCAGATCGAGCGGTACAAAACCCATACCATCGAACTGGTTGTAGACCGCCTTGCGGTCGGTACCGAAAGCGCCGACCGGCTTAAACAGGCCGTCGAAATGGCCATCAGCATGTCGGAGCACCGCTCCTCGGTGATCTGCGCGCCTCTCGATACCGATATCAAGGAACTGTTCTTCAGCACACAGTACGCCTATTCCGACGGCTCCGTGCCGATCGACACCCTCGCGCCTAACCAGTTCAGTTTCAATTCACCCTACGGAGCCTGCCCCGAATGCAATGGCCTCGGGGAACTCATGCAGCTCTCCGGTGATCTCATGATTCCCGACCCTTCGCTTTCTCTCAATCAGGGCGCCATAGAACCATTCGGAAAACCCGGCAAGCGCAACCTCTGGCAAATCATCAAAGCCATTGCAAAGCAGTTCAAATTCACGCTCGACACTCCGATCTCGGAAATTCCTCCAAAAGCGCTCGACACCCTGCTGCACGGCTCAGGCAGTCGCACGTTCGACGTGATCTATGCATACGCCGGTAAAGAACACGGTTATCCTCAAATCTTTCAGGGAGCCATACCTTACGTTGACGAAATGCTGCGCAACAGCAGTTCGTCCAAAATGCGTGAATGGACCGAAAGTTTTATGGTACACCAGCCATGTCCGCTCTGCAAGGGTGCCCGACTGAGGCAGGAAAGCCTCGCAGTCAAAATCAACGGACTGAATATCGCCGAGGCCGAATCGCTCCCGCTACCTGAAGCGCTCGACTTCTTCAGGGAACTGCCGCCGGTGCTTACCGGCCGCGAACAGCTTGTCGCAACTCCCGTGCTGCATGAAATCACCAAACGGCTCGAATTCCTGCTCGATGTCGGGCTCAGCTACCTCACCCTTGCCCGCAACGCACGAACACTTTCCGGAGGCGAGGCACAGCGAATCCGCCTTGCCTCGCAACTTGGTTCACAACTCAGCGGCGTGCTCTATGTGCTCGACGAACCAAGCATTGGCCTGCACCAGCGCGACAACCACAAACTCATCGCATCGCTGCAGCACCTGCGCGACATCGGCAACACCGTACTCGTCGTCGAGCATGATAAAGACACCATGCTCATGGCCGACGAAATTATCGATCTCGGTCCCGGCGCAGGCGAATACGGCGGAGAGATCGTAGCCAAAGGCCCTGCTTCACAGCTCGGCCCCGACTCCCTGACGGCAGCATACCTCACCGGCCGCAAAACCGTTTTTTTCGAACCCGAATCAAAAGAGAAAACAGGGAAACAGCAGTACATCACCATCAAGGGATGCCGCGGCAACAACCTCCGGAACATCGACGTACGTTTTCCGCTCGGCTCGCTCATCAGCATCACCGGAGTCAGCGGTTCGGGCAAATCGACCCTTATCAACGAAACCCTCCACCCGGTTCTTGCACGTCACTTCTACCGATCCAAGCTGATCAGCCAGCCATATTCCGTCATTCAGGGCATCGACCTGATCGACAAGGTGGTCAACGTCGATCAGACGCCCATCGGCCGCACCCCGCGCTCCAATCCTGCAACCTACACGGGAGCATTCACCTTCATCCGCGACTTCTTCACCCGCCTGCCCGAAGCGCAGATCCGTGGCTACAAAGCCGGACGCTTCAGCTTCAACGTCAAGGGTGGACGGTGCGAAGTGTGTCAGGGTGCCGGAACCATGAAAATAGAGATGAACTTTCTGCCGGATGTTTACGTGCCGTGTGAAAACTGCAAGGGACAGCGATACAATCGCGAAACCCTGCAGGTGAAATACAAAGGGAAATCCATCGCCGATGTGCTTGAAATGCCTATCGAAGAGGCCTCGGGCTTTTTTGAGGAGTTTCCCCGAATCCGCAGAATCCTCTCCACCATGGAAAGCGTCGGTCTCGGCTATCTCAAACTCGGCCAGCCATCCCCCCTGCTCTCGGGAGGCGAAGCGCAGAGGATCAAGCTTTCGGCAGAACTTGCCAAAATCCAGACCGGCAAAACCCTCTACATTCTCGACGAACCCACAACCGGCCTGCACTTCCAGGACATCCAGCACCTGCTCGAAGTCCTGCGGAAACTCGTTGACAAAGGCAATACGGTCATCATCATCGAGCACAACCTCGACATCATCAAAAACAGCGACTGGGTCATCGATCTCGGCCCCGAGGGAGGCAGCGGGGGCGGTCAGCTCGTCGCCGAAGGAACCCCGACGGAAATTGCCGCACTGGCACACTCCTATACCGGTAACTTTCTGAAAATCGAGCTGGAAAGCCATGAAAACAGCAGCAACTGA
- a CDS encoding ABC transporter permease yields MGIEFFLFFQQILRIAVPYVLTSVGASFSERGGVVNLALEGMMLAGAFGAAAGQHYTGSAAAGIVFALASGLAVAFLHAFVTVTMKADQIVSGIAINILVMGATRFGLSVLFGSAMNSARIGGIEVSSVFADPLFLAALFSVFAGQFVLFGTPYGLRLRATGESAETADAAGIRVGAMRYSGVLLSGALAALAGAFLVFQQHSFTDGMTAGRGYIALAAMIIGKWNPVGAALASLMFASAEAAEMWLQSGFLPTQLVQSLPYVITLFVLAGFVGKAVAPREVGVPYVKSLRSD; encoded by the coding sequence ATGGGCATAGAGTTTTTTCTGTTTTTCCAGCAGATTCTGCGCATTGCCGTGCCCTATGTGCTGACTTCGGTCGGTGCGTCGTTTTCGGAACGGGGCGGGGTTGTGAATCTTGCGCTTGAAGGGATGATGCTTGCCGGAGCGTTCGGTGCCGCCGCAGGACAGCACTATACCGGTTCGGCTGCTGCAGGGATTGTTTTTGCGCTCGCTTCGGGTCTGGCCGTGGCCTTTCTGCACGCTTTTGTGACGGTTACCATGAAGGCCGACCAGATCGTGTCGGGTATTGCCATCAATATTCTGGTGATGGGCGCCACCCGTTTCGGTTTGAGCGTTCTTTTCGGCAGTGCCATGAATTCCGCAAGAATCGGGGGGATAGAGGTGTCGTCGGTTTTTGCGGATCCTCTTTTTCTCGCAGCTCTTTTTTCTGTTTTTGCCGGACAGTTCGTGCTTTTCGGGACGCCCTACGGCTTGCGGCTGCGCGCGACCGGCGAAAGCGCCGAAACCGCGGATGCCGCCGGCATCAGGGTGGGCGCAATGCGGTACAGCGGGGTTCTGCTTTCAGGGGCGCTTGCAGCGCTTGCCGGAGCGTTTCTGGTATTTCAGCAGCACTCTTTTACAGACGGGATGACCGCAGGTCGCGGCTATATTGCCCTGGCAGCCATGATTATCGGCAAGTGGAATCCGGTGGGTGCTGCACTTGCAAGTCTTATGTTCGCTTCCGCCGAAGCTGCCGAGATGTGGCTTCAGAGCGGATTTCTGCCGACGCAGCTGGTGCAGTCGCTGCCGTATGTTATCACCCTGTTCGTGCTTGCGGGGTTTGTCGGTAAGGCCGTCGCGCCCCGGGAGGTTGGGGTGCCGTATGTGAAGAGTCTCCGGTCAGATTAG
- a CDS encoding hydrolase: MISPKETLLLLIDIQGRLAQRVYQADLVEQNIKKLIRACRILDVPILYTEQYPKGLGTTVAPLKELLGDLEPVEKITFSCCGTDTFMQRLRSFKRNDILVAGMETHVCVYQTSLELLEFGYNVHLVTDAVSSRSEDNRDLGIRCIEKAGGIPTSTEMSIFELLRIAEGERFKAVSKIIKE, translated from the coding sequence ATGATTTCTCCGAAAGAGACCCTGCTTCTCCTTATCGACATACAGGGCAGACTTGCACAACGTGTGTATCAGGCCGATCTGGTTGAACAAAATATAAAAAAACTCATCAGGGCCTGCAGGATTCTCGATGTGCCCATACTTTATACCGAACAGTATCCCAAAGGTCTCGGAACGACGGTAGCACCGCTTAAAGAGCTGCTTGGCGATCTCGAACCTGTCGAGAAAATAACCTTCAGCTGCTGCGGGACGGATACGTTCATGCAGCGTCTCCGTTCGTTCAAACGGAACGATATTCTTGTGGCCGGCATGGAGACGCATGTCTGTGTTTACCAGACTTCACTGGAGCTGCTTGAGTTCGGTTACAATGTGCATCTTGTGACCGACGCGGTTTCTTCGAGAAGCGAGGATAACCGGGATCTCGGCATCCGCTGTATCGAGAAGGCCGGCGGCATTCCTACCAGTACGGAGATGTCGATTTTCGAACTGCTGCGTATTGCCGAAGGGGAACGTTTCAAGGCCGTATCGAAAATCATCAAGGAGTAG
- a CDS encoding DUF1003 domain-containing protein: protein MKTAATEPSHPAHAASCQICGTMQYPRLRRAITVRPAVSELIRRETGSWDENGWICLDDLQLYQHRYIQQLLETEKGELSQLDHDVLRAMKEQELLSKNPDIDFDAELTFGQRLADRIATFGGSWYFIIIFGLFLFLWMGLNSWLLVARPFDPYPFILLNLVLSSLAAIQAPLIMMSQNRQEARDRARAIHDYQVNLKAELEIRQLHQKIDHLLSRQWERLVEIQEIQMELINDIRNRK from the coding sequence ATGAAAACAGCAGCAACTGAGCCTTCTCATCCGGCACATGCCGCATCGTGCCAGATCTGCGGAACCATGCAGTACCCGAGGCTTCGCAGGGCCATCACCGTAAGACCGGCCGTCTCCGAACTGATCCGCAGGGAAACCGGCTCATGGGACGAAAACGGCTGGATATGCCTTGACGACCTGCAGCTCTACCAGCACCGGTACATCCAGCAGCTGCTCGAAACCGAAAAAGGCGAACTCTCACAGCTCGATCACGATGTGCTCAGGGCAATGAAAGAGCAGGAACTGCTCTCGAAAAATCCCGATATCGATTTCGATGCCGAACTCACCTTCGGCCAGCGCCTGGCCGACAGAATCGCCACGTTCGGCGGAAGCTGGTACTTCATCATCATCTTCGGGCTCTTCCTTTTCCTCTGGATGGGCCTGAACTCATGGCTGCTCGTCGCCCGGCCGTTCGATCCCTACCCCTTCATCCTGCTCAACCTCGTACTCTCCTCTCTGGCCGCCATTCAGGCGCCGCTCATCATGATGAGCCAGAACCGGCAGGAAGCCCGCGACCGAGCCAGAGCAATCCACGACTACCAGGTAAACCTGAAAGCCGAGCTTGAAATCCGTCAGCTTCACCAGAAAATAGACCACCTGCTCTCCCGCCAGTGGGAACGACTGGTCGAAATTCAGGAGATACAGATGGAGCTTATCAATGACATCCGCAACCGGAAATAG